TCGACGGCGACGAGAGCAGCAGCATCGACCTGCTTGCACTGAGCCGCGGCTCCTTCGTGTCCACCATGATCCTCGCCTCTGTGCCAGACCGCTCCACAGTGCGTTTTCACAGCGAAGATGCCCTTTCCGCTCCCAATCCCAGCCTGCAGGTATTTAAAAACCTGCGCTGTTATTTTTGCAACGAGAATCTCTCCCTGCACTAGCCAAACTGGTAACCCACGCTGTTTCAAGCTGCGATTGGCCTAGCCTTGTCCGTAGCACCAAAACGTTTTATGAATGGAAATCCTTTTGGCCTTCCGCTATTGTACAGGCTTTGTGGAATTTTTCACTTCAAGATTGAAGCTGCACTCTGTTTACCTTTTTCTGCATTGGGAACTGTAAGATGCGACGCTCCAGCTGGGCTCTGGCAGAGGATCGGCGAGGCAGGAGGCCGGCGCGGTGCGTGGTGCGGGCGTTCATTTATACGATTGTTACACATATGATTGATTTGCATTATATTTGTGCCAGGGTGAAACTCCCGGCTGCAGCGCTGCAGAATGTCAGCAGGGCCGGACGTCGAGGCCGGCAACCAGGCCGCGAAACTGGAGCTTGCGGCGTTCCAGCGCCTCGAtctccagcagcaccgAGTCCTCGACGGCGAAGGTGGAGCTGTCGGACGCGCCGGTCTCGCGGGCAtcgtgcagcagctgggCGGCGATGCGCTTGAACGAGCGCATGTCGGCGAAGAAAAGCTCGAAGCAgggcagcagctccacgAGCGTGGCGCGGTAGGTGCCTGTGCAGGTGGGCAGCTCGAGGTAGGAGCCGAGGCACTCCAGCAGGTAGACGAAGTAGTCGCGCACGAGGTCGAGCTGTCGCAGGACGCGGGGCACGTAGGCGGGGTCGGGGGCGTCGGGCTTGGCGGGGCCGCGCAGCTCGAGGACGAGGTTTCGCAGGTGGACGATGCCGACGAGGTCGTTGAAGCCGAGGTCGCGGTAGACCATGCGgtcgtcctcgtcgaaGATGGGGATCTCGGTGCCGCGCACGAGCGAGGCGACGAGGTTGCGCTTGTTGGTGGACGCGGCGGTGAGCCCGTCCAGCAGGATGTCCACGAACTCGACCAtctgccgctgcagcgAGGTGGCGAGCTGGTGCACGATTTTGTTCAGGAGCCGCTGGTTGTCGGGGGAGATGGGGTTGCGGCCGCGCATTGTGCTCTGCCGGCTGGGGCCTGGCGGCGCGTAGACCCTTATATCAGTTGCGCTACGGTGCTTTTCTGTTGCGCCCAGTGAAATTGGCAGGTGAGGTCTCCCCACAATATCCGCTGTTCCGCGACCCTGTGAGTCAAGACTGCACCTCCGAGGGCCGGATAGCGGGCTGTCTCTGCGGCAGGCGGCCAGGCACGGCCCCTTTCCGCAAATCGGATGGGTCCGCCGCCTATGGCGTAATCAAGCTCAGGCTTCGATGCTTGGGTAAGCAGGAGTGGTGAGAATTGTTCCTTTGCGTGAAaccgcgcgcccgcggggGGGGAATGCGACTAACGCCAAGTGCCCTGTGGGGCGCGGTGCGCACCGCGCCAGCCGCATGAATGTGGCATGAGCGGCCGGTGCTGGGCGTGTCTACGTCGCCTTTCGGGGCCGCGCACCGCGACCACCCCACACCGGGCGTCGCCACTGCCAACGCTGGTGTCAACCCGGTGGCAAAGCATTTTGTTGCACGCCGACCAAACGTGTTGCCACCGATTTACGCAGGTGCCCGCCGTAGCGCTATGGTCCGGCGCAACGATTGCACGGGCCCAATAGGCGCGCAGGACGGCACATGAGCAAGAAATCGACATACTGCACAAAACATGGCAAGCAATCGCGAGCAGGGGAGCTTTCTGCTTGGTTACCGTGCAATCGCCATTTCGCTACACCCCGCCAGCGAGATGGGCATCCACCACCATGACGCACCCGGCACTATATTCGGTGCCTGGTGCCCAGACTCACTCGGCACGGTCGAACCCGAAATGCTCTCGGCTTTGCCTGCACTAGGCAGACGCAAGacccgctgctgccacATATGCAGACACCCCGCTTCCGGACGCATTCGGGAATGCGGCTCGCCTCTATATGTGGACGTCGCGACGGACATGCATAGATGAAGCGGTGGCTCAATGGTAGAGCTTTCGACTCCAGTTAGATCCTGGATTTTCCGGAAATTGCAATCGAAGGGTTGCAGGTTCAATTCCTGTCCGTTTCATTTAATTTTTTGCGCGTTCAGCCGCTGCTCCAGCCAGACTGCCCCACCTGGGTGACGCCTTCCGTCTCGATGTGATGTGCAAAAATCTCCGCGACGGGGAATTGAACCCCGATCCCGCGCGCGACAAGCGCGAATTCTAACCATTAAACTATCGCGGATTAACGACAACAGCAGGACTCGAACCTGCGCGGGCATAGCCCAAAAGATTTCTAATCTTTCGCCTTAACCGCTCGGCCATGTTGCCAGTTATGCAGTGTGGTCTGCTGCTGGGATAGACAATGCACACGGCAGAGCACGTGAGCGCGGCGGACGGGCACCGGTGCCACCCAGTACGCAGGTGCTTCTGGCAATGCATCAGAATGACTATGAAAGTAAATAGTGCAAATCTACCGGCCGTGCTGATTCTCGCCGTACTTGGCAAGTCCAGTCGCCGGCCACGGGCCGCGCTAACCGAAGCCCGACCACTCTATTGAAAACACCGAAACCGGCGGGCTGGTAGCGAGCAGACGATCCAACGTGTCAGGGGGCGGGATCTGCTCTTCAGCTGTTGCAGCCGCCTCAGCCTCGCGATAGCGCACGCCGCCGACGACCCATAGTTTCTTCACCCCTGTGCCGAGACGGCCGCCCCCGACCACGTGCAGCAGATCTAGGGACTCGTTGTAGTAGTCCATGGCAGGCTGCACAGCCATATGGGAGTGATAACGAAGAGGATCTCCAGGATAGGCAACATACCGAGCGCCAAACCGGCCGCCCGCCGACAGGAAGTACTGTTCCTCGCGCAGGTACCGATAAATCAGATAGTTGCCCAGATCCAGGTGCTGCGCCACCATTTCCCGCAGAATCGCGAGTTGGAGCCCGGCAGGTTCGGCGGCCGCGATCATCTTGGAGCAATTCTCGGTCTCCAGGAAGAGGCTCTGTTCGagcagccgccgctggGTGTCTGTCTCGTCCGCAGTGCGGTGCAGGGCCGCTAGCttgagctgctgctcccgccgccgcagctcccgctgctgctcgagcCCCCGCTCCGTGTCCTGCCTCCACCTGCAAACCTCGGCGGCTGTCAGCGAGCCCGCCGCCTGCACCAGGAGCTTGTCATCGAACGAGAAGTACGCGTGCCCCGAGAGCACCAGCCACACCGCGTCCTCGAGCATCAGGCGCAGAGGCACCGTGAGAAATAGGTTCTGCTGCGCGGCGGTCGGCAGTGAGCCACACAGCGTACCGAGCACGCCCAGCCCCCGTATCCGCCTGACGTCGTCGAGGTCGAACACCAGCGGCACGCCAGTCTTGCTGTTCAGCGAGATGGCTACCTTTGTGTGCGGCATTGCCTTCGCGCTATTACTGGCGCTGGCCAGCGCAGAGCCCTCGCGATGAAAACGTACCGAGTGtgcggtcacgtgatgtCACTACCGGGGCTCTTTCCGTGTCAAACCTCAGAATGGTGGCTTAGCCCCTACCAGTCCCACACACGGCAAAGCACGCGCAGAACCTCGCGTAGGTGAACATGGTCCCGGCTATGCAGCGCTGGGCATGCTCAAACTGCATGCATGCCGCTGGCTGCCGGTTAACTCAGGTCGGAGAAccgccagcggcgcgccgcgAGAACTCCTGGCAGCATCTATTCGCTGGCATCGGGAGGGCGCAGGCTCTTCCCGGCTGGTTTCTGTAGCGCGTATATAGGCTGGCCCTGTGCTGCAGAGTCCGCACGTAAGAGATCGTGTGCCAATCAGAGCTGCGACTACCTACCCAGCCACCTGTGCCAAGACCTTACTTTTACGTAGGAGGGGGACGCTACACAGCCACCTACAAGACGAAGCCCGAGATAGCTGAAGAACCCCAGTCCCTAACTCGATTTTTTTTCGCTCTGCTCATTGAATTTTACATCAAGACCAGGGCTGAAAAAGAGCTGAATTCTACATACCGGTGAGAGCCCGTATCAACCATGACTACCGATCCGAACCCCGAGAACCAGGGACCAGGCCGGCGGTCGAGCCGGCAACTGGCGCCCGAGTTCACGATAACGCCGACGCAGCTGAGCGAGCTGCACAATCCGAAGTCGCTCGCCGCCTACTGTGCGCTCTTTGGGCACAGCGAGAATGGGCTGTGCGACGCGCTGAAGACCGACAAAAAAAATGGGCTGGCGCTCGCGGACGAAGAAGTGCGCGAGACGGCGCGGTGCCGGAGGTTTGGGGCCAACCGCGTCCCGGAGCGGACCGCGCGCGGCTTCCTGCGCCTGATGTGGGAGGCCTTCAAGGACAAGACGATGATCGTGCTTATGGTTGCCGCAGTGATATCGTTTTCTCTGGGACTGTACGAAGCAATTGGGCAGCCGCCGGAGCTGGACGACGACGGAACGCCGATGGCGCAGGTTGACTATGTCGAGGGCCTGGCTATCATGGCGGCGGTCGCGGTGGTGGTGCTTGTTACCGCGGCTAACGACTACCAGAAAGAACGGCAGTTTGCGCGTCTCAATCGCAAAAAAGAAGACACGGAAGTGGTAGTGGTGCGCAATGGGGACAAGCACGTCATTTCGGTGCACGATCTGCTGGTTGGCGATCTCCTGAGCTTGCAAACTGGAGACGTCGTGCCCGTGGACTGCATCCTCGTTGAAGGAAAGTGCGAGTGCGACGAATCGGGGATCACGGGCGAGTCAGATACAATCAAGAAGGTCTCCCTGGCGATGTCTTTGCAGGTGTACCGCACGGTGGCTGCGGATAACCCGTCTGCGGACATCGGTTCGAGCGACAATGGCCACAGCCTGGTGCCCGATCCCATGCTGATATCCGGCTCGAAACTGTTGTCGGGTATTGGCCACGCAGTTGTCACCGCGGTTGGGCCCCACTCCGTGCATGGGAAAATGATGCTGGCTTTGAAAAGCGAGCCGGAGACCACACCGCTCCAGGAGCGCCTGAATACGCTGGCTGACGATATATCGATCTACGGATCTGTCGCTGCATTTCTTCTTTTCGTCGTCCTCTTTCTCAGGTTCTTGTCCTATCTCCCAAAGGGCAGGCTATACCACGATTTACCCTCCGCGAGAAAGGGCTCCCGTTTTATGGATATATTTATCACTGCCGTTACCGTGATCGTGGTTGCTGTCCCCGAGGGCTTGCCACTGGCGGTTACATTGGCATTAGCATTTGCAACCACACGCATGACGAAAGATGGCAATTTAGTAAGGGTTCTCCGAGCATGTGAAACTATGGGATCGGCCACGACTGTTTGCTCTGATAAGACGGGTACCCTGACACAGAATAAGATGGTAGTGGTCAAAGGCTTTCTAGGTAGTTCGCATTTTGATGATATATCGGAGGATTCCAACTGTGCTCAGAGCGATGCACTTCGACAGGACATGTCGCAGCACACTTTGAATGATATACTTGCTAACATCGCTTTGAATTCGACAGCGTTCGAGAACAAACAAGTCGCGGATCCCGTCATCACTGAGAATCCATACCATAAGCCGCGCCGCTCATTGTTCCCATGGTCCAGAAACAATAAACCTAAATATCCAGCTCCTAAGGATTCCAGTGTTCAGTCTGCAGAATTTTTCATTGGCTCCAAAACTGAAGCAGCATTACTTTCCCTAGCTAAGGGGTCACTGGGGTTGGAAAGCTTGCAGGCATTAAGGGATGACCCACACCATATCGGAATTGCATCGATAGTCCAGATGATACCGTTCGAAAGTTCGCGCAAATGGGCTGGCCTGGTTGTGAGGCTTGTTGACGGTAACTACCGTTTTTTCATTAAGGGTGCCTCAGAGACTATATTTAAAAGTTGCCATTATATGAGATCGTCTAATGATGACGTTATCAAATTATCGCCCCAGAAACATGGGGAAATTTTTGGGTTGATTAATAATCTAGCGAGCGATGCCTTGCGGACAATCTCATTAGCCCATAAAGATTTTACGGATATCTCTTCGTGGCCCCCTGCAGAGTTGCGGGATGCTAGCGATCCCTCAACTGCTTCTCCGGACCTGTTGCTTGGAGACGAATATGTACCAACGGCTACTGACCGGCCATCTATTATAACCAACAATAACAGTGGCTTGATATTAGATGGTGTTGTGGGAATTCATGATCCACTGCGTCCGGGGGTTAAAGAATCTGTCAAAAATTGCCAACAATCCGGCGTGACAGTACGGATGATTACCGGCGACAATATAACGACGGGTAGAGCGATAGCAAGAGCCTGTGGAATTCTATCCGAATCGGAGTATGCAGACCACGAATGCGCCATGGAGGGTCCGGTCTTCAGAAAGTTGAGCAGACGCCAGATGATGGATGCTGCGCCAAAACTGAAGGTACTTGCGAGATCTTCCCCAGAAGACAAGCGTATTTTTGTTGATATCCTGAAGAAGATGAATGAGGTTGTCGCAGTAACTGGTGATGGTACCAACGATGCGCCAGCTTTAACATTGGCGGATGTCGGTTTTTCAATGGGGATATCTGGAACTGGTGTGGCAAGAGAGGCTTCTGATATTATCCTAATGACAGACGACTTCACTTCAATTGTGAATGCAATCAAGTGGGGCAGATGCGTCAGCCTATCCATTAAGAAGTTCATTCAGTTTCAGCTTACGGTCAATATAACAGCAGTGACGTTAACTTGCGTCACGGCTGTGACTTCTACCGAGGAAAATCCCGTTCTGACTGCTGTTCAGCTATTATGGGTTAATTTGATTATGGATACGTTGGCTGCCCTGGCATTGGCAACTGACAAGCCGGACCCTCATATTTTGGAAAGGATACCGACAGGCCGTGACTCACCGCTAATTGCAGTTTCTACTTGGAAGATGATTCTTGGTCAGGCCGTCCTGCAACTTATCATCGCCTTCGTTCTACATTATGGTGGAAGAAAGCTATTTTATCCACATCAAGTACCCTTCACTGGGCGTGATCAGAAACGCCTGGATACGCTAACGTTTAATACTTTTGTCTGGTTGCAGTTTTTCAAACTGATTGTGACTCGTAAACTTGACGAGGCAGATGGGATTTCAGACTGGAGAAAGAGGATTACTGCCAGAAATCTAAACTTTTTCCAAGATTTAGGACGCAATTACTATTTCTTAACGATCTTACTTCTCATAGGAATATGTCAGGTTCTAATAATGTGCTTCGGAGGTGCTGCATTTTCCATTGAGCCTTTAACTCCAGGTATGTGGGTGACTAGTATACTATGTGGTATGCTCTCAATACCGTGGGGTGCTCTTATCCGCATTTGTCCCGATGAATGGGCGTTGAAGCTGTATCCAAAACGCTTGATGCATATTATCCAGCATATCTTTGGTTTGAAATTCTTGAGAGGCCGCAAGAAAAGCAATAACGAAGATATGGATTCGCATATGGAAACCTCGAAGGCATCAGACCTTATGGCATATGAGGCATTTGAAAAGGCCCGGTCAGAGATGCTTAACTTCAAAGAGAGTTCGAAAAGCGGAATGGCCACATACCTAAACCCCGTGAATATTATCCGGAAATGGTCCCACGAGTCGTCAGACTATCAATCCTTTGATGACGAGCATTCACTAATAGCATCTTTAACCATGGTTCCAACGTTGGTTGGCGGAGCTGTGGGCGGTTTCTCTCATATATCGACTCCTCTACTGCAAGGTTCTCCCACCAGTGCGAAATCGTCTGCCAAGACGTATATTAATAAGGACGTTTAATTCTACACGAAGTGTTACGAAAGTTATAGCTGTATGATGACCAATGACGGATCTTCATTTGGATACTGTATATAGATTTTTAATGGTCATAGTCTGCTAATGGAAGGAACCAGGTTTTTCTATATGAATTCGGTTAGAATCAGATATTTTCATCCACTTTTTGAGACAAGTAATGCTCCTTTGCCTTCTGTATCTTATTTGCAAACTGCAGGTAAACTGGATAAAACTTGTTGAATCCCTTGAAAACCACCTTTAAGGCAGTAAAAGAATCGATTCTTGACAAAAGTTCATCGTTCTTTTCTGTCGCAGTTTCAGATTCCAGGCATTCTTCCAGTTTCTTAATAATTGTGTCCCTCAGTGTATCCAATGCAACGGTAAATTCATTCACATCCACATTTTGGAGTGCCCCCTCCTTCTCTCCAACTGAGATTCGCAAGATTATCTGTAACTGCTGGAACACACTCAGCACATCTTGCAGTCGCGACTTTACCAGCTCCAGTTGCGTGATCTTGGCCACACTTTGCGTGCTAGTCTCATAGCTGGCGTCTAACTGCGCGAGTTCCGTATTGATTTTTCCAACATCCACCTCCAGGGATTGTACAGAATTGGCCAGTGTATCCATATAATACTCTAACCTCGTGGTCTTCATATTCCCAATATCATCGCTGGTGACTGAATAGTTCAACAATTCGGCTGGCTTTTGCAACCTTCTTATGGTATCTTCCAGATCTTTCGTCAAGACTCCGGTATAGTATTCCAATCTATAAAGTAGAGATGCGGAAATCTGCTGCAGTTCGTTCAATGGCCGATCAACGGATGAAAGCAATATATCTAGGTATGCCTGCGGGACAAATTCCTCATCGAAAAACATTTGTAGAATCTCATCATGACGATCCATTGCCTTACATTGGCTTGTGTCCAGGAGATATGTAGTGGAGAACTATACTTCAAAGACATGTGCATTTAGAGCTTTTTATCCGGGTAACCTTAATGCCGACCAAATGCACTAGTCACTACGAGTACTTAGCGCAGAAAGAGCGTGAACCAACAGCCCAAACGGCGCCAGCCATTGGATCAGATAGGTATTGAGATACTGTGGAATCCCTAGAGACCAAAAATGTAGCTGTCGTAGAATCCCCCTCACCAAGCGCCAGTTCGCAATGGCAATCAAACCCGGACGACAAGTAGATCTTGCCGTCATGATGGATTAGTGTGTTTACTGGATTTCCCTCATCAATGATTACGTGGCCAACAGATTTAATAGGATTCCTTAGATCCCATTGTGCGACATAACCATTCTCGTATCCCGCGTATATATAAAACGGAGAGGCCTCGTCAAAATAGGAGTTTGTAGTGGCCAGCGTTGTGCATGCAGCCTGAAATTCGCTAGGAAGCTCTGCCAGCTGCTGTTTCGTAAAAACATCGTGGTACGTTAGGACACCTGAGGCATGGCCGGCTATAAAGGCTTTGTCTTCCGTACCGAATTCTAGGGGATTACCTAGACCGTTATGACTATGAGACTGCACATTTAGCACCTGCAATGCATTGACACCATCGGAATGTCTGTCGCGTCGGTGGAATGCACGCAACATGCTTCCACTACCGCATTCCCACAGTCTGACGGACCCATCCTTAGACGAAGATAGGACATTACGCCCCCGTTCTATAAGGCCACACCCGGTTATGGGGGCAGTGTGGCCGAAGAGCGTTCTGGGATTTGTACCGTCCGCTGCAGACCATATTTTCAGCTGCATATCAATGGAAGCGCTCAGTAGCACTTTTCCGCTTGGGAAATAATGCAGCGATGTTATATGCCCGCTGTGTCCGTCAAGGCTCCTGCAGTCCGAAAACTCGGCATTATGGAGTGTAAGCCGGCCCTCAGTATCACCGATGGCATACTGTGCTTCTGGGTGCTGTGTTACCGCGAGGGCCGTCAGGTTTCTGCTCTCGGTTGCGAGGGAGCTGCGCACTTTGCCGCTGTATTCCTTGCTAGGTAGTTTGAACCGGCAAGTCACATTATCACGACCAAACCTCGCTTCGTAGATGTCGCTGCTGACTCGCCTAAACGTATTACCCTCGCCAGCATCAAATTCAACACTTTCTCCATGCTTTACAATCGTGACTCTCTTCTCGATGGTTGTATCGACGTTTGGGATAATGTTAATGTATATCTCCTCGTGATCACTGTAGCCTCTTGACACATCATCGATACATTCGCCAAAGTCCTGTTGAATTTCAAACGTCGTAATCTTCATTTTACCACAGTGCCAGTCATACGATAATCTACTGAGTATTGGAAGTCCCTATGTGAACGCCTTAGATGTTACTTCACCTATCAATTATGTTTCCGAAGCGTTACTCCGCCATTTCGCTTTCTGCCAGATATTGGTACAAATATTAACAAATTTTCGAGATGTATGGATGTTATATAATAACGAAAAGTCGCCAAACGCGAAGTTTTCACAGTTAATAACATCAGTGGCGAAGTTGGCCCTTCGCCACACACCCTGGCCACAGGCTAAAGTTAAAAAGTTCGATCAACTCTCGGTAATTCGCTGGATGGTTATGAGCACTATGACTATGAACACGGGAATAACCACAGGAGATCTAGCCACCATTTTCAAGGACCGTTCTCGGTATGAGAACCCCGTTGGGGGGCAGTACCAGTGCTCGCAAACCAAAAAGGCGGAGCAAGTAGCGACAAGCAAGAAAAACCTGATTCTCATTAACGATGGGGTCTATCATATGAAGGCGCTGCTCCGCGGTGATGCATCGCAGAAGGCGCTCACCCACAACTTGAAGAGAGGAGACATCTTCCGCGTGTTGACGGGTGAGCCTGCGGTTatcaaggagaagaagaaatTTGTTTTGATCATAGATGACTTCGAAATTACACAGCGGGATGCTTCTGTGAATCCGCACACTGAGTTTATTGACGCATATTTTGCAGCACACGCCAACGAGGTGATAAACTTCGATGGCATGGGTACTATTGACAGAGACATGTCGCCTTCTCCTGCCATCGCCTCACGCACAACATCaatgcagcagcagcagcagcagcagcagcaacaacaacaacaacaacaacagcagcagcagcagcagcagcaacaacaacaacaacagcaACAGATGCATTCTGCGCAGGCTCAACAGCAGAGTAACCAGTTTATGGGTAGCGGCTCTCAGAAAACAAAGCCAATATTTGCCATTGAACAGCTCTCTCCTTACCAGAATATGTGGACGATTAAGGCGCGGGTGTCCTTCAAAGGGGATATCAAAACCTGGCATAACCAGAGGGGGGAGGGCAAGTTATTTAACGTTAACTTCCTAGATACGTCGGGTGAGATAAGGGCGACAGCATTTAATGACAATGCTCTAAAGTACTTTGAGATATTGCAGGAAGGAAAAGTATACTATGTGTCTAAAGCAAGGATACAGCCAGCAAAGCCTCAATTTTCCAATTTGAAACATCCGTATGAACTGCAGCTGGACAGGGATACTGTTGTTGAAGAGTGTTTTGAAGCCGCTGACGTGCCAAAGATGAATTTCAGTTTCATCAAGCTAGACCAAATATCAAGTATGGAGGCAAACTCTAATGTGGATATTCTAGGTGTAATCCAGACAGTGAACCCACCATTCGAGATGATTGCAAAATCTGGGAAAAAGTTCAACAGGAGGGATATTGTAATTGTTGATGAAACTGGGTATTCTGTTAATGTAGGTCTATGGAATGAGCAAGCAGTTGATTTTAACTTGCCTGAAGGGTCTGTCATCGCGGTCAAAAGTGTTCGTGTTACAGACTTTGGTGGAAAGTCGCTTTCGATGGGCTTTTCCAGTACGCTTCATCCAAATCCTGACATACCTGAGGCTTATGCGATAAAAGGATGGTACAGCAGCAAGGGCACTAGTACAACATTCCATTCGCTAAAAATGGAGGGTGGTGACCGGAATAGTATGCGGTATGTAGCCGATCGCATAACTATTGGGAAGGCAAAGGATGATAACCTAGGAAGAAGCGATAAAGGTGACTACTTTAACGTAAGAGGTGCGGTCAACTTCTTGAAGGTTGACAATTTTGCGTATCCCGCTTGCTCTACTGAAGGCTGTCAAAAGAAAGTTATAGAGCAAACGGATGGTACCTGGAGATGCGAAAAATGTCAGGTGGATCATCCAGCTCCTAAGTGGCGGTATATGCTTACGGCTTCGATTCTTGACGAGACCTCTCAAATATGGATCACGCTTTTTAACGACCAGGCTGAAAAGCTGCTGAGCATGGATGCAAATACATTAACCGAGCTCAAGAACACTGATCCAGAAAAGTTCCAGAAAGTAACCCAGAGCGTACAGATGAACGAGTATGATTTCCGGGTCAGGGCTCGCGAAGATACATATAATGAAGAGACGAGAATTAGGTACACAGTCACGAACTTATATCCTCTAAGGTGGAAGGTAGAAGCTGACTATCTCGCAGGTGAACTGACAAAAGCTTTTCTAAGCTGAATCAATACCCTTTTCGGTATTTTACAGATTATACCGATTATAGTTGTTTTATATGTATGACTCAGTGTTTGTTGTTAGATATGATCCTGCTAACAATTGATCGTATTATTCTTGTTAGTATTTAAGTACTTTAATTGAACAATGGTTATGTGAGTGACATGCCCCAAACATCAGAGTAATTCTGCAAGCTTTGAATTCTGTATAGTTATAAACAAAAAGGCCCATAATGGGCTAATTTAGGACAACTGCGAGGCCATTATTTACAGTAGCTTGATCTCCGCTCTCGAAGAAGTCTGACCATTGGAAAAGTGCACCCCATGGGAAGCGATCTGAGCTAATAGCTAGGGGACCATTATACTAGTGAATGCCTCATTGTTATTTAAAGTGGAGCTGATGCCAATACAGTGCCATTGAATAAGTTTAATGTTACATACCGCCTGCAAACTGAATTGATAGGTTAACCAATGTATGCCGGCTGGGTTATAGTTAGGAGTATATTATATATTATCTTAGCTTGCTAAACGCAGAAGTTAGAACAGAGTCTGACTGGTTACCAAATTTAGATTTACCGAAGAGCTTCCAATATCTTAACGTTTCGTCACCCGCCCCGGAGACGATTGTCGTCCCATCTGTAGAGAGAGTTAAATGTAGGACTCTAAAACTATGTCCCTTTAATACAGCCAGTGGCTCCAATGTAGGGCAATCCCATAGAGTTAAATTGAACTTCGAATAGCCATGAGATGTCACTATCTCATCCGTGTTCTTAGACCAGACCATATTGCAGACTTGAGAACCTGTATCCACATCATTAAGTCTAACGCCGGAGTTTACATTCCAAATCTTCAGCCTGCGATCTGCAGTACCACCGCCCGTAGCTAATGTAGCTCGCCT
This is a stretch of genomic DNA from Eremothecium gossypii ATCC 10895 chromosome VI, complete sequence. It encodes these proteins:
- a CDS encoding AFL013Cp (NOHBY671; No homolog in Saccharomyces cerevisiae; Syntenic homolog of Kluyveromyces lactis KLLA0B00495g), giving the protein MRGRNPISPDNQRLLNKIVHQLATSLQRQMVEFVDILLDGLTAASTNKRNLVASLVRGTEIPIFDEDDRMVYRDLGFNDLVGIVHLRNLVLELRGPAKPDAPDPAYVPRVLRQLDLVRDYFVYLLECLGSYLELPTCTGTYRATLVELLPCFELFFADMRSFKRIAAQLLHDARETGASDSSTFAVEDSVLLEIEALERRKLQFRGLVAGLDVRPC
- the SEN34 gene encoding tRNA splicing endonuclease subunit SEN34 (Syntenic homolog of Saccharomyces cerevisiae YAR008W (SEN34)), whose amino-acid sequence is MPHTKVAISLNSKTGVPLVFDLDDVRRIRGLGVLGTLCGSLPTAAQQNLFLTVPLRLMLEDAVWLVLSGHAYFSFDDKLLVQAAGSLTAAEVCRWRQDTERGLEQQRELRRREQQLKLAALHRTADETDTQRRLLEQSLFLETENCSKMIAAAEPAGLQLAILREMVAQHLDLGNYLIYRYLREEQYFLSAGGRFGARYVAYPGDPLRYHSHMAVQPAMDYYNESLDLLHVVGGGRLGTGVKKLWVVGGVRYREAEAAATAEEQIPPPDTLDRLLATSPPVSVFSIEWSGFG
- the PMC1 gene encoding calcium-transporting ATPase PMC1 (Syntenic homolog of Saccharomyces cerevisiae YGL006W (PMC1)), encoding MTTDPNPENQGPGRRSSRQLAPEFTITPTQLSELHNPKSLAAYCALFGHSENGLCDALKTDKKNGLALADEEVRETARCRRFGANRVPERTARGFLRLMWEAFKDKTMIVLMVAAVISFSLGLYEAIGQPPELDDDGTPMAQVDYVEGLAIMAAVAVVVLVTAANDYQKERQFARLNRKKEDTEVVVVRNGDKHVISVHDLLVGDLLSLQTGDVVPVDCILVEGKCECDESGITGESDTIKKVSLAMSLQVYRTVAADNPSADIGSSDNGHSLVPDPMLISGSKLLSGIGHAVVTAVGPHSVHGKMMLALKSEPETTPLQERLNTLADDISIYGSVAAFLLFVVLFLRFLSYLPKGRLYHDLPSARKGSRFMDIFITAVTVIVVAVPEGLPLAVTLALAFATTRMTKDGNLVRVLRACETMGSATTVCSDKTGTLTQNKMVVVKGFLGSSHFDDISEDSNCAQSDALRQDMSQHTLNDILANIALNSTAFENKQVADPVITENPYHKPRRSLFPWSRNNKPKYPAPKDSSVQSAEFFIGSKTEAALLSLAKGSLGLESLQALRDDPHHIGIASIVQMIPFESSRKWAGLVVRLVDGNYRFFIKGASETIFKSCHYMRSSNDDVIKLSPQKHGEIFGLINNLASDALRTISLAHKDFTDISSWPPAELRDASDPSTASPDLLLGDEYVPTATDRPSIITNNNSGLILDGVVGIHDPLRPGVKESVKNCQQSGVTVRMITGDNITTGRAIARACGILSESEYADHECAMEGPVFRKLSRRQMMDAAPKLKVLARSSPEDKRIFVDILKKMNEVVAVTGDGTNDAPALTLADVGFSMGISGTGVAREASDIILMTDDFTSIVNAIKWGRCVSLSIKKFIQFQLTVNITAVTLTCVTAVTSTEENPVLTAVQLLWVNLIMDTLAALALATDKPDPHILERIPTGRDSPLIAVSTWKMILGQAVLQLIIAFVLHYGGRKLFYPHQVPFTGRDQKRLDTLTFNTFVWLQFFKLIVTRKLDEADGISDWRKRITARNLNFFQDLGRNYYFLTILLLIGICQVLIMCFGGAAFSIEPLTPGMWVTSILCGMLSIPWGALIRICPDEWALKLYPKRLMHIIQHIFGLKFLRGRKKSNNEDMDSHMETSKASDLMAYEAFEKARSEMLNFKESSKSGMATYLNPVNIIRKWSHESSDYQSFDDEHSLIASLTMVPTLVGGAVGGFSHISTPLLQGSPTSAKSSAKTYINKDV
- the COG7 gene encoding Golgi transport complex subunit COG7 (Syntenic homolog of Saccharomyces cerevisiae YGL005C (COG7)) — protein: MDRHDEILQMFFDEEFVPQAYLDILLSSVDRPLNELQQISASLLYRLEYYTGVLTKDLEDTIRRLQKPAELLNYSVTSDDIGNMKTTRLEYYMDTLANSVQSLEVDVGKINTELAQLDASYETSTQSVAKITQLELVKSRLQDVLSVFQQLQIILRISVGEKEGALQNVDVNEFTVALDTLRDTIIKKLEECLESETATEKNDELLSRIDSFTALKVVFKGFNKFYPVYLQFANKIQKAKEHYLSQKVDENI